One part of the Peromyscus leucopus breed LL Stock chromosome 19, UCI_PerLeu_2.1, whole genome shotgun sequence genome encodes these proteins:
- the LOC114694923 gene encoding protein JTB: protein MLAGAGRLGLPRGGHLCWLLCAFTLKLCQAEAPVREEKLSVSAPTSPCWLAEEFVVAEECTPCSNFQIKTTPECSSTGYVEKITCSSSKRNEFRSCRSALMEQHLFWKFEGTVVGVALVFACLVIIRQRQLDRKALEKVRKQIESI, encoded by the coding sequence ATGCTAGCGGGCGCGGGGAGGCTTGGCCTCCCCCGGGGCGGCCACCTCTGCTGGTTGCTGTGTGCTTTCACCCTAAAGCTCTGCCAAGCAGAGGCTCCGGTGCGCGAGGAGAAGCTGTCAGTGAGCGCCCCAACTTCGCCATGCTGGCTGGCGGAAGAGTTCGTGGTGGCCGAAGAGTGTACTCCGTGTTCCAACTTCCAGATTAAAACCACACCTGAGTGTAGTTCTACAGGGTATGTGGAGAAAATCACATGCAGCTCATCTAAAAGGAATGAATTCAGAAGCTGCCGTTCAGCTCTGATGGAACAACACCTGTTCTGGAAGTTTGAAGGCACCGTGGTGGGTGTGGCCTTAGTCTTCGCTTGCCTTGTCATCATTCGTCAGCGACAACTGGACAGAAAGGCTCTTGAGAAAGTCCGGAAGCAAATCGAGTCCATATAG